The genomic window AGAATGTCAACCCTCAATACATAGAGATGCAATGAATCATGAGAGAGAGATGGCAATGGCAGATGAAATGATCATGAGCATGAGAAGAAATGCTGAAGCGAAAGAGCTAATTAGTGATCCTGACGTGCGCTCACAGAAGGAATCCAACTGTTGGCATATTGATAACCAATTCGCATTAACATTCCCTTTGTGTGCTAAATACACAATGGATGTGGCAGCTGATGCACCAGCCGTCACCAATCCCAGCATTGcctggaaaaaaaaaatttgcatgTTTGTTTAAGTTCAACACTGAAAAAACTATGAACTTGGAAGGCCCAAAATTAAAGGTGATAAACTTCACCGTGTCAAACGTGACCAAGACAATTCGACTGTGTTTGGCTGCTCTCCTGATGATATAGTAGAAAGAAAGCGGAAGAGAAAACACAAGATACGCACAGGCAACTGAATTGGCAATCACAAAAAACCTGTTAAAATAAGCATAGCCATGTCAAGAAAGCtcaatatttttaccaaaaaacgTGTTTACGACATAATAGCAACTCACGTGAACATGGGAAGATCACTATATTTGGCATTCAAAAGGATGGACTGAGGGAATAATGGAACAGTTTCTTCAGTAGTACCCATGGCCATAGCACTCCCTAGTGTTCCTCCAGCAGCAAGGAATCTGAGTATGAATTCTAGTATAGCAACCCCATTGATGTTGGAGTTTACTGGGGTTGCCTCGTTGGATGTTTCACCAGATTCACCGGCTATTCCCTTCATGCTATTCAACTTTCCAAGGTTTCTATTAATTAATGGGTGAAACTAGATTAAGCAGAGTGGAAGatattaacatttatactacTTTGTATGCCTAAGCAAATCTGGATTTTTCTGACTGTACAAGTAAAAAGCAAATAAATTGCTTCCGTAAcatgtcatgccatttcttaaatCCTATTTATTTCTACCTGCCCCTACTTGCCTCAAACTTCAATATACGACTGGGCACCAAAATCATATAGAAAAAGTTaataaattacaatataatatataacacGAATTTCCTAATTTAGTGCTGTTGTCTGCAATAAGCTCTCTTTAAGTCCTAtataatatgttataaaaatCAATGTCTAGAAGGCTTGAATTGTTCTTATTTAGCATGGGTTTATAATATTGAGgaacttacatttttttttcaaattatttactaTTAATGTCTTTGGGTACTATTATAAGTATTCTCTTTACAGTTTGAAAATTTCACGATGGATCATCAAATTGAgagaatatgtaaatattatagaataaatttttaatttaaaaaaaataaaactaaaattaacaaaGTTTGTAAATATTGAATGTTAAATCTATTATTATATTGAATCACGTTAATATTTCATTTAGTGATTAGACACTTTTTATCTGTGAAGGAATTAGAATGTAAAATTAACATTACGGAAATGACTGAATTTACACATAAAAAATCAGTCACCAAAACAAAAACATGTTAAAATTTAGGTGATTATCTAATTAATAGTTTACCTAATATTAATAGTAGCTAACATAAATGTAAAAAACGATGTTACAATAATACATGATTGACAACAGaagaataaattattaattttgtaccacatggtcgtgtggtagcccgtgtgggtcacacggccatgtggaatGGGTCAACCCGTGTGGCTTTTGTAGTTTGCTCCGATTTTTTGATTTTCACTTCTTTTGCTCCAAAGTGCTCTATTaagcatcaaaacataaatttaaatgattaggagcataaaattcacaatcaacaacgaataatcacccaaaaatgcattaagaataatGTTAAAACATATTACTTTCAGCACTTATCAAGTTCCAAATATTAAGTCTACCGTTGTTTTGCTATTGCTCTCAACTAACAATCAATGCGCCCCTTTTTTCTCAAGTCATTTTTAGCCCATCTACTAATGCTTGAAGCTCTACCTCTAAAACTGATCTAACACCTATATTGCGACCATATCCAAACACCCAATCTCCCTTTGGACATCTCACTAAACCATCCGTAATTGCACGGCTTGATTTTATGTCAACTCCACTATCCATATTCAGTTTAAACCACCCAATCTGTGGATTTTCCCATTGAGCAGATGCTTGTTGTTGCAAATTGGAGAGCGAGCGTTTCATCACCCTAGCCCAAGATAAACTAGCCATGACCACTTCTTTCGTACTAAGATGTTGATATGTGAAGCTAGTCAAATCTCTTCCTTTCTACAGTCTCCATAAAGTATTTGCAAAAACAGTCTCCCATTGTATCCCCTTAACCAAAATTTTTGGGAACgagtattttaattatatttataaaaatattaaataaatttagtatattataatttgataataCAATTACGAGTCATTAATACTAACAatatataacaaattttaaaaatcaaatgtaCTCATCAGtactattatttaaaagtttgattGAGTTAACCTCACCTATCAATTAGGTCTCAATTTGAttgtgaaattataaaaaatctctGAACTTTATAAAGCAACAAAtactattttatgattatttttattcttttaaaattttatataaaatttttaaaaaataaacacgataaatttaaacccaaaatattacattattattatctttcaaactttatcatttcaatcaaaattacatttaattttaatatatatttttaaatttgttactcctctaaatttaaaaacatattaatattatCTATAAAGCAAAGCAGGCCATGGAAACGTCAGTATCCATCGATTTCATGTTAGGATATTATTAAATAATCATGGTTGTTCCAGTGGAGTTGTTTGTATAAGGTAAAaatcttatttattattgatCTTATAACAAAATATAGTACAATAAGAATCCGTATTAGTCTAATAGTCAGGGTATTCACTGTTTCAAGTGTAGCTTGAGTTCGAGTTGCATTAGTCACGTTGCTAGGGGTGTTCAAACTTTGGTTAAATCCGAATTAACCAATTGATTAACCGATAAAACTAATTTTaactaaaagataaaaacatataaatttcagttaatttttgaaaaaaaaatttgttcggTAACGGTTAAAGAATTACACAGttcgattaattcgattaatacTAATTTAGTTTGACTAATAACTAAACTCACCATTTGAACACCCTTTAGGATCTTATCCTCCTCTTGCAATTCAAccaaaaaaaatagtagaataaaaaaaaaacctttattcTTGTATTTTCCGCTTGTATATATAAGTGGTTGGCTGTTGGATTCTTTGGGGTTTGAAAGAGAAAGGTGCTTTGCCTTTCCATAACATAAATTCATGGTTATCTGCTCAGCTGAGGCCCTACATCACTTTCTTTTTCCATCTACCATTTCAGTATGCCCGTAGGATCGGGTAATAGTTGAATTTCGGCATTTATGATCCAActatatctataaatataaatataaattaattcaaCTGGGGGCACCCATTTGCTGATGTTCTCAGAATATATAGTAGAATCTTTCATTTGCAACTTTTAATTCTCAGAATATTTATTGTAGCAGCAAAAGATGAGGAATACATAATTTGGAATTagattatgatttaatttacaaGTTGTGTCATATCACAGTCTCGCATGAAAACCTATACCGTAATAACACTTATGGTGAAAGTAGAAAAAAAGGAAGAGTCAACTGCAAAGTGTTTTGCATGATTTGGGTTCAATATATCAATGGCTGAGATAGCAGAGTAATGAAATGCTATACATTGTCATTTCTCTTTCATGTGTTTTCGTGGAAGTGGAGTGATCGAGACAAGGCAGCAGGGTTAGCTCGCAGCATTGAGAATGTTGTTAGTCTGTAATTTCTATCATCACtggttttggattggaagccatCGAAGATTCCTGAATTGGTGTTCTTGGTTTTAATCCGAAGTGTCGCCAGCATAGAGCTTTTTGCAGTCTCCTCAGTATCATCACCAATCCTCAAAGCTTTTGAATTGGAAGAAGCTCTTCTTTCTGATATATTACTGTCTGCTGAGGGCTTTCCCTTTTCGTCCCTTGAATGTTTTCCCAGAGCTGGCCAAGTTGGAGATGGACTTGAGCGTTCAGTATTTGGAGCGCATTGGTTGATGGAAGCTGACGATAGGGTGGCCACTGGAACAACCGATGGGCGATATGTTGGTGATGAATAGAAGGATGCTGGAAAGCCAGGACGGTAGAGAGTCGACGGAGGCAAACGTGGAAGACTGAATACTGAAGAATCCGAACCAAATGTGAAAACACAACTATCACCACTTGCTTGATTAGCAGCACTTGCTTGAGCTCCAAGGATAGCTTCGGAGATCATAACATGATGGTAATGCAAAGAGGAAGAAGAGCTCTTGGTCTTGCGACGACCGGCTCCGACCGGCACGTTTCTCATGGCTCCTCCGTCGGTCCAGTATCTTTGACAGTTTTTGCAGAAATGACGCGGCTGGTTCACGTTGTAATTGTTATAGTAGCAAAACTTGGTTTCTTTGCTATTACATCGGGGACATGGAAGTATCTTATCAGGCTTCTTCAATGCCTTTTCTTGTGAATTTGTCTCACTTTTTTCTTCGTTCTTAGAGCTTTCAAGCGATGAAGGTTTTCTTTCAGATAAAGGGACTCTACTACCACGGTCATCCTCttcatttttttcctaaaatcCAGAACTTCAAACAGTTAGGGGCTAATTTAAGCCAGCGGAAACTCAAATTCAAGCACAAGTTAATTTCATTTGTGTTGACTTGGTTTTCATGCTTAACAACAAGGAGGTCATTCAAAAAGGGACTCTGTAACATAGAACTTCCAGGGAAAACTGAGGTATCAAACAGGGAATCCTACCCAACACTatgcatattttttatgattatattAACTGAAAAAAAGTCAGTCATGTATGACGGATCATTGAAACTGAACTGAACCCTCAAGTTAGGAAATAAATTATCTGTAGCTCAAAACAGAGCATGTTCATTCAAAGGGGGGGGGGGTGCAAGAAAGAAAGTATAATAACAGTAGAACTAGAGTACAGCTTGGCAACTTACTTGAAGATTAAGAAACATAAAATAACGTTTTGCTCAGTTGCGTGGAAGCAATCGGCATTAACCTGAAATGATTGTTTGAAACTGCAAGAAATAACATTTCTCGCAGAAAACTCAAAGCAATCAGCccaagcaaataaaaaaaatgaaattatctttttcaatgtttacaaaattcaGTGTCTGAACTAAATTTGATTAGATCAAACCCAAAACAGAATTTCTTTTAAACTatcaaatgaatatatatatataagcaaaaaAAATTGACTGGAAACTTGAAAAGCTTAATGGAGTTGCAAAAGGGTGCTAAAAAGTTGAATCAACCCATTTATAATTATGAACTTGTAAACAATGGGTTGCTCTTGGAATTCCCAAAAGCCTAAACCTAGTAAGAATTGCAGTAAAAGCAAAATACACAACCGAGTCAACAACACGATTTTGTTAAAAACcttggagaaaaaaaaaaccaacgcAACCCACCAATGATTTGCAGTTTGTAGTCAAGTACTTGAAAAAATAGCATATATCCCGGTTCaaatggaaaaattatgaaaaaaaatatattacctTGTCTTCGATGGGAGCCTGAAGTGGAAGCCCGTGATTAGAATTCACAGCACCTAAAGAATTAGAGGAAGAAAGAAGATGTCCGTTAGAAGAATCAAGGACTAAAGTTTCATCCTGGTTGAATGTCAGTAATGGAATCATCTTGCCAAACAGCTTTATGGAAGAAGAATCATTAAGTTCAGACATGGTTGATAACTTGTAATATTATTTTCCGACTAGAGCAAACCTTTCTCTTTGTCAGAAAATCAATTTCATAGAGGTTTCTGTTAGTGAGTTTAATCGAGGCAGTGGAAGACTAAGGTGGCCAATGGTGTTGGCTTAAACAAAGGTGGGGAATGCCAAATAAGCAAGAGAGGCAAAGACAAATGAGAGCCACAAAATTTGTGGACTTTTAAGATCTTTTCATGCTGTTATATTCCTCCACATTGCTGAAAAAGATAGTGCTTTTTGTTTTGTTATTCTTTTTGGTGCCTCCCCTTTTTCTGCCATTCCAGATGCCCCCCTTCCCTAGTCTTCTTCATTTACGAAATACTTGGCCCTTCTCTTCTCAAATACTCTCTTTCTTTCATCAAATGATAGCCTTCACTGACCAAAGTAACTTAAACATCTTACTTTCCTTTAAGCAAAATTCTAACACTATTCACCTCAACTTTACTTAATCTTCCCTCCTATTGTGACTAGAAAATTTTTATCtttatgatttctttttcttgcaagtctttaagaattttaataattttgactctttttcctacatatatatattaaatattattaattgctCCCACTTCCCACATTAAGTGTTTGACAAAATGTTTAGCTAGAGATGATAACACAATTAATAGATAAATCAACTATAGAAAATAATTAGGTTTATAtccactcaaatcaaatagttactaaattttacatcttttacgatttagtcttttttaattaattaactatcgaaacgttaaaatttttcaacaaaactttaataccaccttaatgacactccataaatatttataaaaatatttatggctcgatttatagaaacaagatcccgatacctcactttctaaaaccacttgaccttaaggtcttaccacttgaacctaataaatcattataaaacataaattaccaaatcaaaaacctttttaaaaccatatttgactcattaatatttatgaacttacttgcCGAATTTGGTGGCTTCGaaatcactattttcgacaccactaaaaaatcagactgttacaactctccccccttaggaaatttcgtcctcaaaattgtTACCTaaaaatagattcggatattgtaaTCTCATTGATTattcggtttcccaagtagcttcatctgaaccatgtcgatgccacaatacttttactaatggaaCTCATTTATTCTGTAattctttaacttctcgagctaaaattctcaCTGGTTCCTCCGAATACGTTAAATCTGGCTGAAGCTCAATCTcactatgaggaatcacatgcgaaggatcagacctGTACTGTCTCAACATTGAAACATAAAACACATTATGGATTTTCTCGAGTTTAGAGGGCAACGTTAATCTATAAGCTACAGGGCTaattctttcaacaatttcataaaGTCCGATAGACCTCGGACTCAGCTTTCCTTTCCTATCGAACTGTAACACATTCTTCCACGGAGAGACTTTTAAGAATACCCGATCACCAACagcaaattctatatcttttctttttagatctgtgtacgacttctgacgatcagATACAGCTTTCAAGCTATCCTGAATAATTCGAACTTTATCTTCAATTTCTAGGATCAAATCAACTCCCGCCATTTTGGATTCACTTAGCTCAGATCAATACAACGGTGTTTTACATTTTCTCCCGTAAAGAGCTTCAAACGGTGTCATTTTTATActggattgataactattattatatgcgaattcaaccaacgctaaatatttttcctagttaccttcaaattcgagtatgcaacatcttaacatatcttccagaatctgaatcactcgttctGATTGCCTGTTaatctgaggatgaaatgttATGCTGAAATTAAACTTAGTGCCTAGAGCCTCATGAAGTTtgctccaaaatctcgatgtaaatctCGAATCTCAATTTGAAATAATGGATGTCGaaactccgtgtaatctcacaatcttagATACATATAGTTTCGCTAATCTCTCAAGTGTAaagtgtaacgacccgatagtcacaGATATCGGAAAATGTATTTTTGGGTCTCCGTTTTCGGaaaacggattcgtaaatatttaacaaaaatatttatgaagttagttgtgtggttaattagattttgattaggtgaatttgcTTAATTTAAGAGTAATTAAGTGTAAGGACTAGATTGCATATAGGgagaaagttaaattatagattagagaaaagtgaagggactaaataagcaattaaacCTTAAATTAACAAGTGTGTGGTATTGGTAATGACATGtgtaacatttaaatacatacatttataataattattacttacttattatttaagtaaatattattatattatattatattatattatattatattatattatattatattatattataattaaaacataaaataaatgaaagaaaaagaatagaaaaagaagaacaaagtagaacgaaacagagaagaaaaagagagaaagaaaaagagaaggaaaaagcaGAAACAATTAGGGTTTTCAAGGGTTCAAAGCTTAATTGGCAagtcaatttagtctcttttcttgtaatttttatgtttttagaatcctagtattaaatactacttaacctatgttgaaattttagaaaatattgaatttttaaatgttgttcatgttgaataatttaagtatttgggattaaattgatagaattttaagttagaaacaaaaaagggattgaattgtaaaataaattataagttttgagtattagggactaaattgtaaaaaattcgAAATTGAGGGATTTGAttgaaattagagagttgaatttagtctaaagtgaaaattgaatgaaaatatggaattagttttgaagaaataaagttagtcttggtttagggactaaattggaatttagacaaaaaattgaataaaaattgaaatatttaatgtgaaattgtattgtattgatgaattttaattgttttaatttttgtagcTAACACTGTACTGGAAACTTCGACtaagaaaggaaaaaataaagTCAACGAGGAGTAGCTCGaaaattctggtttgtatttctataattcagatttaattattaattgttttattttgatttaaatgtttGTGGTAAGTAAATAAGGTAAGTGTTAgcattttttatattgaattgaatgtatgtgaaattgtgatttaTGTGATAATTGAGTATTGGATAATTGTGGCATtagaaaagtgaattgaaaccctattatatgtatcgggctgagtcggatatagatggcatgccataggattggaagagttcatggatacttcgacttcgagtcgatgagatactgggtgtcaaattattacttcggataaattcgatgaggtactgggtaccaatttacttcggcatggccgatgagacactgagtgtcaaCTTATTGCTtcaaattatccgatgaggcattgggtgccaaactggtgtgttttggttagaTCCGTGTATTAGCCCGAGTCTgtgtcatgttaataggggttatTGAATAAAATAGTGTTATGATTGATATTGAGTGATGATTTGAAATATGGTTAGAGACACAtgatttgtgtatttatgaattgaatatgaatgaacAATATTGTTGTTCAATTGATTTGTGTtcatattgtgaaaagctatCTGGGATagtaaatgataaaaattgaatgtgttataaataccttatttatgaattgaataattgtataaCTATAGTTattgtatgttatattattttacttttaaacattcagattatagaaataccactgagtttctACCCAGCGAACGATTTGTTTTTCATGCGCAGGTTAGGTTAAAGTCAGATTGTCGATTCAGCATCTATCAACGATCCCAAACTCAAAACGTGgtgatatatatttctttttgtgtcggcatgtacctaggatgtatTATGCTTGTCATTTTGGGAAGTGAATATAAATGATGTTATAAGATGATATTGGTTACTTATATACATGATCATATGTGTTAAGTCGAGGTTTAATATGGAATGTTTAAGTTGGTGCATAAGTGAGAGTGATATAGGAAAATTTGGGttgaaattggtatgaatttaGAATTGGCTTAAATggtgttttatttgattgttttgataatatatgtgaagtacctatgagggtacattggttaggaaactaggatgattgttttgacatgttttaaagGTATTAAATCGTGTTTTAAAGTGATTGAACGattggtttttgagttgcttGGTGTTCAAGGTTTCAGGGAAgggtaaacttgatgtttaaggttcattttgagtccacacagtcagacacacgggcatgtgactggaccgtgtgagacacacggctaacacatgggcatgtgtcccctgcacttaggaaaatttttgaaattttgcaaaaaatttctggagtacccgatttagtcctgatctgtttctaacacatattttggtcctcgagggctcataaaagagacaatatgattaaattatgatgtgtatgctagatgattatataatataagggacaatatgattaaattatgatgtgtatGCTAGATGCTTATATAATGTTCATATTTGATCTgaaaagtccggtaatgctccgtaaccctgttccaacGATGGATAATgattaaggggtgttacataaagtcTATTCTAACTGGAATAAAATATGTCGATTTAGGCAATCTGTCAACAATCACccagatcgaatctttctttcttggagttaCAAGTAAACCAGAtatgaaatccatcgtgactcgctcCCACTTCCATTTAGGAATCATAACAGGTTGTAGTAAACCCGACGGTACCTGATGTTCTGTTTTCacctgctgacaaatcaaacatttagctacaaattcacaaatttctcgtttcatactcggccaccaatacatttgtttcaaatcacaatacaccTTCGtgctacctggatgaatagagtacgtactactgtgagcttcagaaagaataccatttttcaaatctaaattactcggaacacaaattctatcgcAATAACGCAATATACCACTATCATCAACACTGTACTCTGAACTCAAATTATTCTGAACCATTTGTCGTTTTAACACCAACttcggatcttcatcttgcaattcCCGAATTTGTTGTAGAAATAGGGGTTTCGTTCTCAACTCTGCTAATATAGAACCATCTTCATAAGAGCTAAATGAGCGTTCAACATCGAAGTGCAAACAATAACGactttcgactaagtgcatccgcaactacattagcctttcccggatgatgaTCAATAACcagatcgtaatctttcaataattctaaccactgtctctgtctcaaattcaattctttctgattcatcaaatactttaaacttttgtgatatGTAAACACGTGACATTTATCgccgtataaataatgtctctAAATCTTTAAAGCGAATACAATCGCAACCAACTCGAGATCATATGTagaataattcttctcatgtgactttaattgtcgagaagcataagctactacctttcctgactgcatcaatacacaacccaacccattGAGAGACGCATAACTATAAACAACATACACTACTCTCGATTCAGGCTAAGTCAAGACTTGGACTTTCGTCAACATTTTCTCcagctgatcaaaactctgttggcacttatcTAACATGAAATGATTTTAATAGTGAAATTTAGATGTTAAAAGTTCATACAAGACTCAAAATTGATTCCATCCTATATTAATGTATGTTTTagcttaattttaattattaattgctaAGAATTGCTCGTATTTGAAATTAGTTACTTCGGTATAGTTTGTGACATCTCATAACTTGAACTCAACGACCGGACTAGGTAACGAAGTGTTACATCTAACTTATGaactaataatttatatattattaattaagctAACTACTTATATCACAAATGAATATTGTTATCTGTATTTTTGTTTatcatgtaaattttattttaatgaaacaCATGGTGAATTttttaaagttcatatataaaagattaattctAGTGTATCCTATAATCTTTTAAAATGTTTTAGatgtaaatttcaaattaaacttGTTTGATATTTTTGCTTTAAAAAGATGtagtaatataattaattatttgattaaagtgatatttgtcaataaaaatataattaatatattattttattaaattcaattgtATTTTTGGAATAAAGCTTAGTTTGTTACAAAGAATTTAGTTGACAACACACAATTTAGCAAGTAACACCATCTCCAAGGTTCTACTAAAGATAACCGTCACATCAAATCTAAtcttgtaataccccgaaaattactacagtaagaaagtaagatattatccttgatatagtaaagtaaggaaataaagtgacaaaaagagaaattttgagttacgtcaacattgggaagtatattacgatatattaattcaagaaaggactaaatgataaaagtaaaaaaagttttgtggcccaagagtaaatactcaaaatttgaagggctaaagtataaatatgaaaaagttgaaggaccaatagtgaaaatattttaagggtggaattctctagaaactaaggaaaatggatgaattaggaccaaattgaataggtgaagaattatgagggactaaatcacaattttaccaaattaaatgatgtcgcaaggatgaaattttaaaagatcataaagtgAAAAATGGTCATTTAACAAGGAAGATAATTTTGAggagtaatgatgatgttggtgatattttagattaaataaataaataaatattagtttattaatattttgatttgatttttaattttatttttttattatttttatttgacataaaaggaaagaagatgaaaaattctcttcatctttccatgCTACAACGGGAGAagaagacaaagaaaagaaattttcttttctttacaatttggtccttttaccaaaaaaatcactattttcacttagaaattaaaagaattttcatggttaccaagagagaaaaataataaggagactatggggagctagaatatcaacttagattcaagaaatagaagctggaggagagagaaaatcaagttaaagattgaaatcaatgggacaaggtaagaacattaagatttcaatatatttttaagtttgatattattaaaaaagcatgaaaatgatgttaaagtagagttttattatataaggttctatgttcttgatatgctagtgaagagaaataagaggaagtgatgggaaatattgtagagaaaggaaatgagagtgttataaacttagtcatcaacattttacactaaaacaattttggacaacagcagtagtctgattttgaaaattcaccaaaaattgtagaaattgaattagaggctatttaaagtattaaattaaattctatttagtctagtttcacatataagaaacagtgtaagaaaaa from Gossypium hirsutum isolate 1008001.06 chromosome D12, Gossypium_hirsutum_v2.1, whole genome shotgun sequence includes these protein-coding regions:
- the LOC107940651 gene encoding casparian strip membrane protein 2 — protein: MKGIAGESGETSNEATPVNSNINGVAILEFILRFLAAGGTLGSAMAMGTTEETVPLFPQSILLNAKYSDLPMFTFFVIANSVACAYLVFSLPLSFYYIIRRAAKHSRIVLVTFDTAMLGLVTAGASAATSIVYLAHKGNVNANWLSICQQLDSFCERTSGSLISSFASAFLLMLMIISSAIAISLS
- the LOC107940647 gene encoding cyclic dof factor 1 isoform X2, translated to MFLNLQEKNEEDDRGSRVPLSERKPSSLESSKNEEKSETNSQEKALKKPDKILPCPRCNSKETKFCYYNNYNVNQPRHFCKNCQRYWTDGGAMRNVPVGAGRRKTKSSSSSLHYHHVMISEAILGAQASAANQASGDSCVFTFGSDSSVFSLPRLPPSTLYRPGFPASFYSSPTYRPSVVPVATLSSASINQCAPNTERSSPSPTWPALGKHSRDEKGKPSADSNISERRASSNSKALRIGDDTEETAKSSMLATLRIKTKNTNSGIFDGFQSKTSDDRNYRLTTFSMLRANPAALSRSLHFHENT
- the LOC107940647 gene encoding cyclic dof factor 1 isoform X1, whose amino-acid sequence is MSELNDSSSIKLFGKMIPLLTFNQDETLVLDSSNGHLLSSSNSLGAVNSNHGLPLQAPIEDKEKNEEDDRGSRVPLSERKPSSLESSKNEEKSETNSQEKALKKPDKILPCPRCNSKETKFCYYNNYNVNQPRHFCKNCQRYWTDGGAMRNVPVGAGRRKTKSSSSSLHYHHVMISEAILGAQASAANQASGDSCVFTFGSDSSVFSLPRLPPSTLYRPGFPASFYSSPTYRPSVVPVATLSSASINQCAPNTERSSPSPTWPALGKHSRDEKGKPSADSNISERRASSNSKALRIGDDTEETAKSSMLATLRIKTKNTNSGIFDGFQSKTSDDRNYRLTTFSMLRANPAALSRSLHFHENT